The DNA sequence GTGACCACTGGTTTTATAATGGGAATCGTCCACGTTACGGCGCATTAATTTTAGAAGGTACTGCAGTTGACCTTCGGGTTAATAGTTGGATTTTGTATAAATACGGAATAAATGCCCATTTTATTTGGGAAGGTGCTCAGTGGCAGCATAATATGCAGGGGCCGAAAGCCCATCTTCATCAAAATATGTATGAAAATCCACTCACATTTATCAATGAACATTTGGAATTCTGTAATGGAGATGGAATCCTGTTCTACCCGGGACGGATGCCTTTTTATCCAAATGAGGACAGGGCTTTAAACCGCATATTTCCATCCATTCGTTTAAAAAATATAAGAAGGGGACAGCAGGATGCTTGCATCATGTGGATGGCACAACAAAAAGTAGGAAAAGAGAGGGTAATCAGCATTATCCAGAAAGTGGTACCGAAAGCTTTAAGTGAAGTTTCGATGAAAGATACTGTACAATGGTCTGAACATGGGGATGATTATGATAAAATACGGGATGAACTATTGAAATTGTTATAAAATATACTATTTGTAATTCTTTAGGCATATGTTCATTGTACATGACAAAAGCCGTTATTGAAAGGTTTACCGGCATGTCAATTTCAAATTATATATTGACATGACATTAGGAAAATGGGATACGACAAACTGGACAGATGAAGTCATCTCAAAGCTAAAATTAGATTTTGCCAATGGAGTTTTGGGCATTAAAGTATGGAAAAATATTGGTATGACTCATAAAGACTCATCCTACCGATTTGGGAATGGAGCAAATTGTTCAAACCTTGTTGCCTGAAATTGCATGAATTTTGAATAAAACAGAAAGATTGATTTTAAGATATTAATTGCACTAACTGATAAAACTAACTTAAACGCGATGAAATGGATTTTGTATTTTTTGATTTTTATTATTGCCGGATGCCAGTCAGGCTCGCAGGCGAATAAACAAAAACAAGCTGTTCCTCAATGGGAAAAGATTGGTCCCGGAGGCGGTGGCTCCACGTTTATTCCAACATTCTCATACCATAATCCGGATCATTTTTTAGTAAAGTGCGACATGACCGGCTCTTACCTGACACGAAACGGAGGCATATCGTACCAGCAAATAAACATGGCAGGAGGTGCATCCTGTTATGCCTTCGATCCCAACGATTCAACCACTGTATACATTGGTTCTTCCACCTTAAACCGCTCGAAAGACGGAGGGAAAACCTGGGAACAAATATTTCCAAAGCAAAGTGAAATCAAAAGCGAAACATATATCGGCGATCATGCCGATTTCAAAATAGAAACTACTGAAAGTTCATTGTATGTTGGTCAGGAAGGAAATATAGGAACCATTCGGGTTGATCCTGTTCAGGCTGAAACTCTTTATTTTACGATGGGTTCGTATTTCTTTTACAGCAATAATGCCGGACAAAGCTGGAAAAGGCAGGATATTCAGCATCAGATAGATAACTTATACACGAACCCTACGAGTGCAAAAAACGAGGTTTACATCTTTTCGAACGAAGCAATAGCTATCTTCGACAAAACTTCAAAAAAGATCACCTCCCGCGATATTCCAAAAGCGATGTTGCCGGCACTTTCTTTCACCGCCGGAACAATAAAAAACACAGGTAAAACTATTTTCTATGCCCTTCATCATCTAAGTCCAAAGGAAAATGCTTACACATTTACTAACAGCGAGATATGGACATCGGAAGATCTTGGAGTAAGCTGGAATCCGGCAAAGGATGTCACCATTACGAATGAAACATCGGGACTAAAACCCTGTTTTACCATGGTGGTTTGTTCTGAGCATGATGCCGGAAATGCCTATGTTGTGACTAATAATTTTGAAGTAAAGAACAAGGACAAAACTTCAACGTTTTGGTACGGCGCGTTAAAAACCGGTGATTCAGGGAAAAGCTGGAACTGGGTCTGGAAAGGTGGTGGAGGCTCAGGCCAGTATGGTGTTCAGGATGCACAGGATGCGGCCAATTTAAAAGATTCATGGGTACACCAGGCTTTTGGCGGTGAGTTTATCCAACTGATTGATGCAGGAGTTTCGCCGCAGGATGGAAATATTGCTATTGTTACCGATTGGTACCGCACCATGAAAACCATGGATGGTGGAAAGACCTGGAGCGAAATTTACAGCATACCAAACCCTGACGGAACTTTCACCAGCCGGGGCATGGACGTAACCACTACTTACGGTGTTCACTTCGACCCGTTCGACAAAAACCACCTTGCGATCAGTTATACTGATATTGGTTTTCATCATTCATACGATAATGGTAAAAGCTGGAACCGTTCTGTTGAAGGTGTTCCAAACAATTGGGTAAACACCTGTTATTGGATGGTATTTGATCCGGAAGTAAAAGGCAAAGTCTGGTCGGTTTGGTCTGGAATACACGATTTTCCAAGAGGTAAAATGACCCGCAACCCGAAATGGAAAGAAAGCAAAAATGCCAATGGCGGCGTTTGTGTTTCAACTGATGGTGGTAAAACCTGGAAGCCTAC is a window from the Aquipluma nitroreducens genome containing:
- a CDS encoding sialidase family protein gives rise to the protein MKWILYFLIFIIAGCQSGSQANKQKQAVPQWEKIGPGGGGSTFIPTFSYHNPDHFLVKCDMTGSYLTRNGGISYQQINMAGGASCYAFDPNDSTTVYIGSSTLNRSKDGGKTWEQIFPKQSEIKSETYIGDHADFKIETTESSLYVGQEGNIGTIRVDPVQAETLYFTMGSYFFYSNNAGQSWKRQDIQHQIDNLYTNPTSAKNEVYIFSNEAIAIFDKTSKKITSRDIPKAMLPALSFTAGTIKNTGKTIFYALHHLSPKENAYTFTNSEIWTSEDLGVSWNPAKDVTITNETSGLKPCFTMVVCSEHDAGNAYVVTNNFEVKNKDKTSTFWYGALKTGDSGKSWNWVWKGGGGSGQYGVQDAQDAANLKDSWVHQAFGGEFIQLIDAGVSPQDGNIAIVTDWYRTMKTMDGGKTWSEIYSIPNPDGTFTSRGMDVTTTYGVHFDPFDKNHLAISYTDIGFHHSYDNGKSWNRSVEGVPNNWVNTCYWMVFDPEVKGKVWSVWSGIHDFPRGKMTRNPKWKESKNANGGVCVSTDGGKTWKPTIEGMGTNSPATSIVLDPKSAPGNRTLYAGVYSKGVFKSTDDGRTWTLKNNGIETNTCAFELTLAGNGNLFLTVSPTPVYKDGKKGKEIFSGAVYRSTDGAENWTKLKVCDGLLFPNGIAIDPANPDLLYLGCWANISLADMVGGDVVRENGGDKMLDMPGGIFRSEDGGNTWKSIFDKKQYVYDVTIDPYHSGRLYCNTFNQAAWRSDDLGKTWKKIKGYDFHWGQRIIVDQNDHEKVFITTFGSSVWHGVPEVE